Proteins from a genomic interval of Arvicola amphibius chromosome 10, mArvAmp1.2, whole genome shotgun sequence:
- the Znf654 gene encoding zinc finger protein 654 isoform X2, whose amino-acid sequence MALIKSCINHPEIGKDLYFHQALFTCLFMSPVEDQLFREHLLKTDCKSGIDIICNTEKEGKTLLALQLCESFLIPQLQNGDMYYIWELIFIWSKLQLKSNPSKQVFVDQCYQLLRTATNVRVIFPFMKIIKDEVEEEGLQICVEICGCALQLDLHDDPETKCLIYKTIAHFLPNDLEIVRVCALSVFFLERSLEAYHTVEELYRRPDEEYSEGTSTVQNRVRFELLPILKKGLFFDPEFWNFVMIKKNCVALLRDKSAVRLLNENTLENSAGSLKKTVEQQSVDEGLDTLTDQSTGETDLDDVSGVPSKGHVNAKRSLSALNTSKVDHSVPRHRCMLCNKEFLGGHIVRHAQAHQKKGSFSCVICGRKFRNRGLMQKHLKNHVKKIQRQQIATAQQDDPEVIALEEINCSKTSISFENGNSNAKGLEIEKLTASTDGNKEVIREHMAEFIKIPIDIAENAIENGKPDTSFNNISESLPQCDDDYEEEENEDDCEDDYDLNQETSVLHKINGTVCHPKDVYATDQEGNFKCPALGCVRIFKRIGFLNMHARTVHPTDLNVRQTVMKWSKGKCKFCQRQFEDSQHFIDHLNRHSYPNVYFCLHFNCNESFKLPFQLAQHTKSHQIFQAQCSFPECHELFEDLPLLYEHEAQHYLSKTPESSAQLSEAVLNHQEIDPSSDENQTVYQPVSTSKTRKDSTEPKTYIDTMEKKTDSLFQNGNEHSDDTVSNISLIDQKMPAIEPNPENSHSTSDLVNGHSEIEQTLLVASDPSLKSDINRNRTENGSVLTNVEHSALSLSQAPSKPNLTSEHTSYGLILTKPYVRPLPPSYLDERYLSMPKRRKFLTDRVDACSDQDNICKKPVERLRCGKCLTTYCNAEALEAHLAQKKCQTLFGFDSDDESA is encoded by the exons ATGGCTCTTATTAAATCTTGTATAAATCACCCAGAAATCGGTAAAGACTTGTACTTCCATCAAGCACTCTTCACCTGTCTGTTTATGTCACCTGTGGAAGATCAGCTCTTCCGGGAG CATTTATTGAAAACTGACTGCAAGAGTGGGATTGATATCATCTGTAAcactgaaaaggaaggaaagacattGCTAGCCTTGCAACTCTGTGAATCCTTTCTTATTCCACAGCTCCAGAATGGGGACATGTACTACATATG GGAGTTGATTTTCATATGGAGTAAACTACAGCTTAAATCTAATCCTTCAAAACAAGTGTTTGTAGATCAATGTTACCAACTTTTAAGAACAGCAACTAATGTGAGAGTCATATTTCCTTTCATGAAAATCATTAAAGATGAG gttGAAGAAGAAGGCTTACAAATTTGTGTTGAAATATGTGGTTGTGCCCTTCAGCTTGATCTTCATGATGATCCTGAAACTAAATGTCTTATTTATAAGACCATTGCACATTTTTTGCCAAATGATCTAGAAATCGTCAGGGTTTGTGCTCTGTCAGTATTTTTTCTTGAGCGCTCCTTAGAGGCCTACCACACTGTTGAAGAGCTTTACAGACGTCCTGACGAAGAGTATAGTGAAGGTACAAGTACTGTTCAAAATCGTGTTCGTTTTGAATTACTTCCAATTTTGAAAAAAGGATTATTTTTTGATCCTGAGTTTTGGAACTTtgtaatgattaagaaaaactgtGTGGCATTACTGCGTGATAAATCAGCAGTGAGACTTCTGAATGAAAATACACTGGAGAATTCTGCAGGTAGTCTAAAAAAGACAGTGGAACAGCAGAGTGTGGATGAAGGGCTTGATACACTCACTGATCAGAGCACTGGAGAGACGGATCTTGATGATGTGTCTGGAGTGCCGTCTAAAGGCCATGTTAATGCAAAGAGAAGCCTCAGTGCTCTTAATACTTCCAAAGTGGATCACAGTGTCCCAAGGCATCGGTGCATGTTATGTAACAAGGAATTCCTTGGTGGCCACATTGTAAGACATGCTCAGGCTCATCAGAAAAAAGGCAGTTTTTCATGTGTGATCTGTGGTAGGAAATTTAGGAACAGAGGACTTATGCAGAAGCATTTAAAGAATCATGTTAAGAAGATCCAGAGGCAGCAGATTGCTACAGCACAACAGGATGATCCAGAAGTCATCGCTCTGGAAGAAATAAATTGTTCTAAAACTtccatttcatttgaaaatgggAATTCAAATGCTAAGGGTTTGGAAATAGAGAAATTGACTGCTTCCACTGATGGAAACAAAGAGGTCATCCGTGAACACATGGCTGAATTTATTAAAATTCCCATTGATATAGCAGAGAATGCTATTGAAAATGGCAAACCAGACACTTCTTTCAATAATATCTCAGAGTCTTTACCTCAGTGTGATGATGACTatgaagaggaagagaatgaagatGATTGTGAAGATGATTATGACCTGAATCAAGAAACATCAGTACTTCATAAAATCAATGGAACTGTTTGCCATCCAAAAGATGTATATGCTACAGACCAAGAAGGTAATTTCAAGTGCCCTGCTCTTGGCTGTGTAAGGATATTTAAAAGAATTGGATTTCTAAATATGCATGCAAGGACTGTACATCCAACCGATTTAAATGTGCGGCAAACAGTAATGAAGTGGAgcaaaggaaaatgcaaattttgCCAAAGGCAGTTTGAAGATTCTCAACATTTTATAGATCACCTTAATAGACACAGCTATCCAAATGTGtacttttgtttgcattttaattgCAATGAGTCATTTAAGCTGCCATTCCAGCTTGCCCAACATACAAAAAGTCACCAGATATTTCAAGCTCAGTGTAGTTTTCCAGAATGCCATGAGCTTTTTGAAGATCTTCCTCTGTTATATGAACATGAAGCCCAGCATTACTTAAGCAAAACACCAGAATCATCTGCACAACTGAGTGAAGCAGTTCTTAATCATCAGGAAATAGACCCTTCTAGTGATGAGAACCAAACGGTTTATCAGCCAGTTTCTACTAGTAAAACAAGGAAAGATTCTACAGAACCAAAGACATATATAGACactatggaaaagaaaacagacagttTATTTCAGAATGGAAATGAACATTCTGACGATACTGTTTCAAATATAAGCTTGATAGACCAAAAGATGCCTGCCATAGAGCCAAATCCTGAAAATAGTCATAGTACCAGTGACTTAGTCAATGGACACAGTGAAATAGAGCAAACACTGTTAGTTGCATCAGATCCTTCTCTGAAATCAGATATAAACAGAAACAGGACAGAAAATGGTTCTGTTTTAACCAATGTTGAACACAGTGCCCTGTCACTATCTCAGGCACCATCTAAACCAAATCTTACAAGCGAACATACTTCATATGGCTTAATTTTAACAAAGCCATACGTTAGACCTTTGCCTCCCAGTTACCTTGATGAACGATACCTTAGTATGCCAAAACGCAGAAAATTTCTGACTGATCGAGTAGATGCCTGTTCTGATCAAGATAACATATGTAAAAAACCAGTGGAAAGATTACGATGTGGCAAATGCCTGACCACCTACTGTAATGCAGAAGCACTTGAGGCTCACCTTGCACAAAAGAAATGTCAGACACTCTTTGGATTTGATTCAGATGATGAAA gtgCCTGA
- the C10H3orf38 gene encoding uncharacterized protein C3orf38 homolog isoform X1 yields MSGLSHLETEGCRNLLGLLDNDEIMALCDTVTNRLVQPVDRQDAIHAILVYSQNVEELLRRKKVHREVIFRYLATQGVVVPPATEKHNLIQYAKGYWEKQSPKLKETAEPVTKTEDIQLFQQQAKEDKKTEKIDFRRLGEEFCHWFFELLNSQNPFMGPPQDEWGPQHFWHDVKLRFYYSTSEQNVIDYHGAEIVSLRLLSLVKEEFLFLSPNLDSQGLKCASSPHGLVMVGVAGTVHRGNTCLGIFEQIFGLIRSPFVENTWKIKFINLRIIGGGSLAPGTSLKPAVTFEQSDLEAFYNVVTLCNSTEGRPNVKQILDSGTGDQVLGSGDEALLNKRELNLPNPLKH; encoded by the exons ATGTCGGGGCTCAGCCACCTAGAGACGGAGGGCTGCCGGAACCTGCTCGGCCTGCTGGACAATGACGAGATCATGGCCCTGTGCGACACCGTCACCAACCGCCTGGTGCAGCCTGTGGACCGCCAAG atgctATTCATGCAATATTAGTTTATAGCCAAAACGTAGAAGAACTTCTGAGGCGCAAAAAAGTCCACCGAGAAGTCATATTTAGGTATTTGGCAACACAAGGGGTGGTTGTACCTCCAGCTACTGAAAAACACAATCTTATTCAGTATGCAAAAGGTTACTGGGAAAAACAGTCACCGAAACTGAAGGAGACAGCAGAACCAGTTACAAAGACAGAGGATATCCAGCTCTTTCAACAG CAggcaaaagaagataaaaaaactgaaaagattgATTTTCGTCGCTTAGGAGAAGAATTCTGTCACTGGTTCTTTGAACTTCTTAATTCTCAGAATCCTTTTATGGGACCACCTCAGGACGAATGGGGCCCGCAGCACTTCTGGCATGATGTCAAGCTTAGGTTTTATTATAGCACCTCAGAACAAAATGTGATAGACTACCATGGAGCAGAAATCGTGAGCCTTCGTTTACTGTCTTTAGTGAAAGaggaatttctttttctaagtccCAACCTCGATTCTCAAGGACTAAAATGTGCTTCTTCTCCTCATGGATTAGTTATGGTCGGAGTTGCAGGGACTGTCCACAGAGGAAATACTTGTTTGGGCATATTCGAGCAAATTTTTGGACTTATCCGTAGCCCTTTTGTGGAAAATACTTGGAAAATCAAATTTATCAACCTGAGAATTATTGGAGGAGGTTCCCTTGCTCCCGGAACATCACTGAAACCAGCTGTTACATTTGAACAGAGTGATCTGGAGGCCTTTTATAATGTAGTCACCTTGTGTAATAGCACTGAAGGAAGACCTAATGTAAAGCAGATATTGGATAGTGGAACTGGAGACCAGGTTTTAGGTAGTGGAGATGAGGCGTTGTTGAACAAAAGGGAACTGAATTTGCCTAACCCTCTGAAGCACTGA
- the C10H3orf38 gene encoding uncharacterized protein C3orf38 homolog isoform X2: MSGLSHLETEGCRNLLGLLDNDEIMALCDTVTNRLVQPVDRQDAIHAILVYSQNVEELLRRKKVHREVIFRYLATQGVVVPPATEKHNLIQYAKGYWEKQSPKLKETAEPVTKTEDIQLFQQAKEDKKTEKIDFRRLGEEFCHWFFELLNSQNPFMGPPQDEWGPQHFWHDVKLRFYYSTSEQNVIDYHGAEIVSLRLLSLVKEEFLFLSPNLDSQGLKCASSPHGLVMVGVAGTVHRGNTCLGIFEQIFGLIRSPFVENTWKIKFINLRIIGGGSLAPGTSLKPAVTFEQSDLEAFYNVVTLCNSTEGRPNVKQILDSGTGDQVLGSGDEALLNKRELNLPNPLKH; encoded by the exons ATGTCGGGGCTCAGCCACCTAGAGACGGAGGGCTGCCGGAACCTGCTCGGCCTGCTGGACAATGACGAGATCATGGCCCTGTGCGACACCGTCACCAACCGCCTGGTGCAGCCTGTGGACCGCCAAG atgctATTCATGCAATATTAGTTTATAGCCAAAACGTAGAAGAACTTCTGAGGCGCAAAAAAGTCCACCGAGAAGTCATATTTAGGTATTTGGCAACACAAGGGGTGGTTGTACCTCCAGCTACTGAAAAACACAATCTTATTCAGTATGCAAAAGGTTACTGGGAAAAACAGTCACCGAAACTGAAGGAGACAGCAGAACCAGTTACAAAGACAGAGGATATCCAGCTCTTTCAACAG gcaaaagaagataaaaaaactgaaaagattgATTTTCGTCGCTTAGGAGAAGAATTCTGTCACTGGTTCTTTGAACTTCTTAATTCTCAGAATCCTTTTATGGGACCACCTCAGGACGAATGGGGCCCGCAGCACTTCTGGCATGATGTCAAGCTTAGGTTTTATTATAGCACCTCAGAACAAAATGTGATAGACTACCATGGAGCAGAAATCGTGAGCCTTCGTTTACTGTCTTTAGTGAAAGaggaatttctttttctaagtccCAACCTCGATTCTCAAGGACTAAAATGTGCTTCTTCTCCTCATGGATTAGTTATGGTCGGAGTTGCAGGGACTGTCCACAGAGGAAATACTTGTTTGGGCATATTCGAGCAAATTTTTGGACTTATCCGTAGCCCTTTTGTGGAAAATACTTGGAAAATCAAATTTATCAACCTGAGAATTATTGGAGGAGGTTCCCTTGCTCCCGGAACATCACTGAAACCAGCTGTTACATTTGAACAGAGTGATCTGGAGGCCTTTTATAATGTAGTCACCTTGTGTAATAGCACTGAAGGAAGACCTAATGTAAAGCAGATATTGGATAGTGGAACTGGAGACCAGGTTTTAGGTAGTGGAGATGAGGCGTTGTTGAACAAAAGGGAACTGAATTTGCCTAACCCTCTGAAGCACTGA